In one Bos mutus isolate GX-2022 chromosome 19, NWIPB_WYAK_1.1, whole genome shotgun sequence genomic region, the following are encoded:
- the MRC2 gene encoding C-type mannose receptor 2 isoform X2: MGPGRPALAPWPHHLLRCALLFGGLHFGRPAAAAAALPEPNVFVIFSHGLQGCLEAQGGQVRVSPACNASLPAQRWKWVSRNRLFNLGTMQCLGTGWPGTNTTASLGMYECDREALSLRWNCRTLGDQLSLLLGGRVGNTSKAGSPERGDQTRSGQWRIYGSDEDLCARPYYEVYTIQGNSHGKPCTIPFKYDNQWFHGCTSTGREDGHLWCATTQDYGKDERWGFCPIKGNDCETFWDKDQLTDSCYQFNFQSTLSWREAWASCEQQGADLLSITEIHEQTYINGLLTGYSSTLWIGLNDLDTSGGWQWSDNSPLKYLNWESDQPDNPSEENCGVIRTESSGGWQNRDCSIALPYVCKKKPNATAAEPPPPDVWANVKVECEPSWQPFQGHCYRLQAEKRSWQESKKMCLRGGGDLLSIHSMAELEFITKQIKQEVEELWIGLNDLKLQMNFEWSDGSLVSFTHWHPFEPNNFRDSLEDCVTIWGPEGRWNDSPCNQSLPSICKKAGQLSQGAAEEDHGCRKGWTWHSPSCYWLGEDQVTYSEARRLCTDHGSQLVTITNRFEQAFVSSLIYNWDGEYFWTALQDLNFTGSFRWLSGDEVMYTHWNRDQPGYSRGGCVALATGSAMGLWEVKNCTSFRARYICRQSLGTPVTPELPGPDPTPSLTGACPQGWGSDPKLRHCYKVFSSERLQDKKTWVQAQGACQELGAQLLSLASYEEEHFVANMLNKIFGESEPEIHEQHWFWIGLNRRDPGAGQSWRWSDGLGFSYHNFDRSRHDDDDIRSCTVLDLASLQWVAMQCETQLDWICKIPRGTDVREPDVSPQGRREWLRFQEAEYKFFEHHSTWAQAQRICTWFQAELVSVHSQAELDFLGHNLQKFSRGQEQHWWIGLHTSESDGRFRWTDGSIINFISWAPGKPRPIGKDKKCVYMMASREDWGDQRCTTALPYICKRRNSTREQQPPDPPPTGGCPSGWSQFLNKCFRIQGQDPQDRVKWSEAQFSCEQQEAQLVTIANPLEQAFITASLPNVTFDLWIGLHASKRDFQWVEQEPLQYANWAPGEPSGPSPAPSGNIPTSCAVVLHSPSTHFTGRWDDRSCAEETHGFICQKATDPSLSPSPAASPPAPGAELSYLNGTFRLLQKPLRWHDALLLCESRNASLAHVLDPYTQAFLTQAARGLRTPLWIGLASEEGSRRYSWVSEEPLSYVSWQDGEPQHPGGCAYVDTDGAWRTTSCDTKLQGAVCGVHGGPPPPRRISYHGSCPQGLADSAWIPFREHCYSFHMELLLGHKEALQRCQRAGGAVLSILDEMENVFVWEHLQSSEGQSRGAWLGMNFNPKGGTLVWQDNTAVNYSNWGPPGLGPSMLSHNSCYWIQSSSGLWRPGACTNISMGVVCKLPRAEASSFSPSALPENPAALVVVLMAVLLLLALLTAALILYRRRQSVERGAFEGARYSRSSSGPSEATEKNILVSDMEMNEQQE, translated from the exons AGCCCAACGTCTTCGTCATCTTCAGCCATGGACTGCAGGGCTGCCTGGAGGCCCAGGGTGGGCAAGTCCGAGTCTCTCCAGCCTGCAATGCCAGCCTTCCTGCCCAGCGCTGGAAGTGGGTCTCCCGAAACCGGCTCTTCAACCTGGGCACCATGCAGTGCTTGGGCACAGGCTGGCCGGGCACCAACACCACCGCCTCCCTGGGCATGTACGAGTGTGACCGCGAGGCACTGAGTCTTCGCTGGAACTGTCGCACCCTGGGCGACCAGCTATCCCTGCTCCTGGGGGGCCGTGTCGGCAACACATCCAAGGCTGGCAGCCCCGAGCGCGGTGACCAGACCCGCAGCGGCCAGTGGCGCATCTATGGCAGCGACGAGGACCTGTGTGCGCGGCCCTACTATG AGGTCTACACCATCCAGGGCAACTCCCACGGGAAGCCGTGCACCATCCCCTTCAAATATGACAACCAGTGGTTCCACGGCTGCACCAGCACTGGCCGCGAGGATGGGCACCTATGGTGCGCCACCACCCAGGACTACGGCAAGGACGAGCGCTGGGGCTTCTGCCCCATCAAGG GTAACGACTGCGAGACCTTCTGGGACAAGGACCAGCTGACCGACAGCTGCTATCAGTTCAACTTCCAGTCCACGCTGTCCTGGAGGGAGGCCTGGGCCAGCTGCGAGCAGCAGGGGGCAGACCTGCTGAGCATCACGGAGATCCACGAGCAGACCTACATCAATG GGCTCCTCACTGGCTACAGCTCCACACTGTGGATTGGCCTTAACGACCTGGACACCAGTGGAGGCTGGCAGTGGTCAGACAACTCGCCTCTCAAGTACCTCAACTGGGAGAGTG ATCAGCCGGACAACCCGAGCGAGGAGAACTGCGGGGTGATCCGCACGGAGTCGTCCGGCGGCTGGCAGAACCGCGACTGCAGCATCGCGCTGCCCTACGTCTGCAAGAAGAAGCCCAACGCCACGGCCGCCGAGCCCCCACCTCCCG ATGTGTGGGCCAACGTGAAGGTGGAGTGTGAGCCCAGCTGGCAGCCCTTCCAGGGCCACTGCTACCGCCTGCAGGCTGAGAAGCGCAGCTGGCAGGAGTCCAAGAAGATGTGTCTGCGGGGTGGGGGCGACTTGCTCAGCATCCACAGCATGGCGGAGCTGGAGTTCATCACCAAGCAGATCAAGCAGG AGGTGGAGGAGCTGTGGATTGGTCTCAACGACCTGAAACTGCAGATGAATTTTGAGTGGTCCGACGGGAGCCTCGTGAGCTTCACCCATTGGCACCCCTTTGAGCCCAACAACTTCCGAGACAGCCTGGAGGACTGTGTCACCATCTGGGGGCCG GAAGGTCGCTGGAACGACAGTCCCTGTAACCAGTCCCTGCCGTCCATTTGCAAGAAGGCAGGCCAGCTGAGCCAGGGGGCTGCCGAGGAGGACCACGGCTGCCGGAAG GGTTGGACGTGGCACAGCCCCTCCTGCTACTGGCTGGGAGAGGACCAGGTGACCTACAGTGAGGCCCGGCGCCTGTGCACCGACCACGGCTCTCAGCTGGTCACCATCACCAACAG GTTCGAGCAGGCCTTTGTCAGCAGCCTCATCTACAACTGGGATGGCGAGTACTTCTGGACGGCCCTGCAGGACCTCAACTTCACCGGTTCTTTCCGCTGGCTCAGCGGGGACGAGGTCATGTACACCCACTGGAACCGGGACCAGCCTG ggtacaGCCGTGGGGGCTGCGTGGCCCTGGCCACAGGCAGTGCCATGGGGCTGTGGGAGGTGAAGAACTGCACATCGTTCCGGGCTCGCTACATCTGCCGCCAGAGCCTGGGCACGCCCGTGACGCCTGAGCTGCCTGGGCCAGACCCCACGCCCAGCCTCACCGGCGCCTGTCCGcagggctggggctcagatcccaaacTCCGGCACTGCTATAAG GTGTTCAGCTCGGAGCGGCTGCAGGATAAGAAGACCTGGGTCCAGGCCCAGGGGgcctgccaggagctgggggcccAGCTGCTGAGCCTGGCCAGCTACGAAGAGGAGCACTTTGTGGCCAACATGCTCAACAAGATCTTCGG TGAATCAGAGCCCGAGATCCACGAGCAGCACTGGTTCTGGATCGGCCTGAACCGTCGAGACCCCGGAGCCGGGCAGAGCTGGCGCTGGAGTGATGGACTTGGG TTCTCTTACCACAATTTCGACCGGAGCCGGCACGACGATGATGACATCCGCAGCTGCACGGTGCTCGACTTGGCCTCCCTGCAGTGGGTGGCTATGCAGTGCGAGACGCAGCTGGACTGGATCTGCAAGATCCCTCGAG GCACGGACGTGCGGGAGCCTGACGTCAGCCCGCAAG GCCGGCGGGAATGGCTGCGTTTCCAGGAGGCTGAGTATAAGTTCTTCGAGCACCACTCCACGTGGGCGCAGGCGCAGCGCATCTGCACGTGGTTCCAGGCTGAACTGGTCTCAGTGCACAGCCAGGCCGAGCTGGACTTCCTGGGGCACAACCTGCAGAAG TTCTCTCGGGGCCAGGAGCAGCACTGGTGGATCGGCCTGCACACCTCAGAGAGCGACGGGCGCTTCAG GTGGACAGATGGTTCCATTATAAACTTCATCTCCTGGGCCCCCGGCAAACCTCGGCCCATCGGCAAGGACAAGAAGTGCGTGTACATGATGGCCAGCCGAG AGGACTGGGGGGACCAGAGGTGCACAACAGCCTTGCCTTACATCTGCAAGCGGCGCAACAGCACCAGAGAGCAGCAGCCCCCAGACCCGCCGCCCACAGGGGGCTGCCCCTCTGGCTGGAGCCAGTTCCTCAACAAG TGTTTCAGAATCCAAGGCCAGGACCCCCAGGACCGGGTGAAGTGGTCAGAGGCACAGTTCTCCTGTGAACAGCAAGAGGCCCAACTGGTCACCATTGCAAACCCCTTAGAGCAAG CGTTCATCACAGCCAGCCTGCCCAATGTGACCTTTGACCTTTGGATTGGCCTCCATGCCTCAAAGAGGGACTTCCAGTGGGTGGAGCAGGAGCCTCTGCAGTACGCCAACTGGGCCCCTGGGGAGCCCTCTGGCCCTAGCCCTGCTCCCAGCGGCAACATACCG ACCAGCTGTGCCGTGGTCCTGCATAGCCCCTCAACCCACTTCACTGGCCGCTGGGATGACCGGAGCTGTGCAGAGGAGACCCATGGCTTCATCTGCCAGAAGGCCACGG ACCCCTCCCTGAGCCCATCCCCAGCAGCGTCGCCCCCTGCCCCGGGCGCTGAGCTCTCCTACCTCAACGGCACCTTCCGGCTGCTGCAGAAGCCGCTGCGCTGGCACGACGCCCTGTTGCTGTGTGAGAGCCGAAATGCCAGCCTGGCGCACGTGCTTGACCCCTACACCCAGGCCTTCCTCACTCAGGCCGCCCGAGGGCTGCGCACGCCACTCTGGATTGGGCTGGCCAGTGAGGAG GGCTCCCGGCGGTACTCTTGGGTCTCGGAGGAGCCGCTGAGCTACGTGAGCTGGCAGGACGGGGAGCCCCAGCACCCCGGGGGCTGCGCCTACGTGGACACGGATGGTGCCTGGCGCACCACCAGCTGTGACACCAAGTTGCAGGGTGCTGTGTGTGGAGTTCACGGCG GGCCCCCTCCTCCGCGACGAATAAGCTACCACGGGAGCTGTCCCCAGGGGCTGGCGGACTCGGCATGGATTCCCTTCCGAGAGCACTGCTACTCCTTCCACATGGAGCTGCTGCTGGGCCACAAGGAGGCGCTGCAGCGCTGCCAgagag CGGGCGGCGCGGTCCTGTCCATCCTGGATGAGATGGAGAACGTGTTTGTCTGGGAGCATCTGCAGAGCTCTGAGGGCCAGAGTCGGGGCGCCTGGCTGGGCATGAACTTCAACCCCAAAG GGGGCACCCTGGTCTGGCAGGACAACACAGCTGTGAACTACTCCAACTGGGGGCCCCCGGGCCTGGGCCCCAGCATGCTGAGCCACAACAGCTGCTACTGGATCCAGAGCAGCAGCGGGCTGTGGCGCCCGGGGGCCTGCACCAACATCAGCATGGGCGTCGTCTGTAAGCTCCCTCGAG CTGAGGCGAGCAGCTTCTCCCCATCAG CCCTCCCGGAGAACCCCGCGGCCCTGGTGGTGGTGCTGATGGCGGTGCTCCTGCTCCTGGCTCTGCTGACGGCTGCCCTGATTCTCTACCGGCGGCGACAGAGCGTCGAGCGTGGGGCCTTCGAGGGTGCCCGCTACAGCCGCAGCTCCTCCGGCCCCAGCGAGGCCACCGAGAAGAACATCCTGGTGTCCGACATGGAAATGAACGAGCAGCAGGAGTAG
- the MRC2 gene encoding C-type mannose receptor 2 isoform X1, which translates to MGPGRPALAPWPHHLLRCALLFGGLHFGRPAAAAAALPEPNVFVIFSHGLQGCLEAQGGQVRVSPACNASLPAQRWKWVSRNRLFNLGTMQCLGTGWPGTNTTASLGMYECDREALSLRWNCRTLGDQLSLLLGGRVGNTSKAGSPERGDQTRSGQWRIYGSDEDLCARPYYEVYTIQGNSHGKPCTIPFKYDNQWFHGCTSTGREDGHLWCATTQDYGKDERWGFCPIKGNDCETFWDKDQLTDSCYQFNFQSTLSWREAWASCEQQGADLLSITEIHEQTYINGLLTGYSSTLWIGLNDLDTSGGWQWSDNSPLKYLNWESDQPDNPSEENCGVIRTESSGGWQNRDCSIALPYVCKKKPNATAAEPPPPDVWANVKVECEPSWQPFQGHCYRLQAEKRSWQESKKMCLRGGGDLLSIHSMAELEFITKQIKQEVEELWIGLNDLKLQMNFEWSDGSLVSFTHWHPFEPNNFRDSLEDCVTIWGPEGRWNDSPCNQSLPSICKKAGQLSQGAAEEDHGCRKGWTWHSPSCYWLGEDQVTYSEARRLCTDHGSQLVTITNRFEQAFVSSLIYNWDGEYFWTALQDLNFTGSFRWLSGDEVMYTHWNRDQPGYSRGGCVALATGSAMGLWEVKNCTSFRARYICRQSLGTPVTPELPGPDPTPSLTGACPQGWGSDPKLRHCYKVFSSERLQDKKTWVQAQGACQELGAQLLSLASYEEEHFVANMLNKIFGESEPEIHEQHWFWIGLNRRDPGAGQSWRWSDGLGFSYHNFDRSRHDDDDIRSCTVLDLASLQWVAMQCETQLDWICKIPRGTDVREPDVSPQGRREWLRFQEAEYKFFEHHSTWAQAQRICTWFQAELVSVHSQAELDFLGHNLQKFSRGQEQHWWIGLHTSESDGRFRWTDGSIINFISWAPGKPRPIGKDKKCVYMMASREDWGDQRCTTALPYICKRRNSTREQQPPDPPPTGGCPSGWSQFLNKCFRIQGQDPQDRVKWSEAQFSCEQQEAQLVTIANPLEQAFITASLPNVTFDLWIGLHASKRDFQWVEQEPLQYANWAPGEPSGPSPAPSGNIPTSCAVVLHSPSTHFTGRWDDRSCAEETHGFICQKATDPSLSPSPAASPPAPGAELSYLNGTFRLLQKPLRWHDALLLCESRNASLAHVLDPYTQAFLTQAARGLRTPLWIGLASEEGSRRYSWVSEEPLSYVSWQDGEPQHPGGCAYVDTDGAWRTTSCDTKLQGAVCGVHGGPPPPRRISYHGSCPQGLADSAWIPFREHCYSFHMELLLGHKEALQRCQRAGGAVLSILDEMENVFVWEHLQSSEGQSRGAWLGMNFNPKGGTLVWQDNTAVNYSNWGPPGLGPSMLSHNSCYWIQSSSGLWRPGACTNISMGVVCKLPRAEASSFSPSAALPENPAALVVVLMAVLLLLALLTAALILYRRRQSVERGAFEGARYSRSSSGPSEATEKNILVSDMEMNEQQE; encoded by the exons AGCCCAACGTCTTCGTCATCTTCAGCCATGGACTGCAGGGCTGCCTGGAGGCCCAGGGTGGGCAAGTCCGAGTCTCTCCAGCCTGCAATGCCAGCCTTCCTGCCCAGCGCTGGAAGTGGGTCTCCCGAAACCGGCTCTTCAACCTGGGCACCATGCAGTGCTTGGGCACAGGCTGGCCGGGCACCAACACCACCGCCTCCCTGGGCATGTACGAGTGTGACCGCGAGGCACTGAGTCTTCGCTGGAACTGTCGCACCCTGGGCGACCAGCTATCCCTGCTCCTGGGGGGCCGTGTCGGCAACACATCCAAGGCTGGCAGCCCCGAGCGCGGTGACCAGACCCGCAGCGGCCAGTGGCGCATCTATGGCAGCGACGAGGACCTGTGTGCGCGGCCCTACTATG AGGTCTACACCATCCAGGGCAACTCCCACGGGAAGCCGTGCACCATCCCCTTCAAATATGACAACCAGTGGTTCCACGGCTGCACCAGCACTGGCCGCGAGGATGGGCACCTATGGTGCGCCACCACCCAGGACTACGGCAAGGACGAGCGCTGGGGCTTCTGCCCCATCAAGG GTAACGACTGCGAGACCTTCTGGGACAAGGACCAGCTGACCGACAGCTGCTATCAGTTCAACTTCCAGTCCACGCTGTCCTGGAGGGAGGCCTGGGCCAGCTGCGAGCAGCAGGGGGCAGACCTGCTGAGCATCACGGAGATCCACGAGCAGACCTACATCAATG GGCTCCTCACTGGCTACAGCTCCACACTGTGGATTGGCCTTAACGACCTGGACACCAGTGGAGGCTGGCAGTGGTCAGACAACTCGCCTCTCAAGTACCTCAACTGGGAGAGTG ATCAGCCGGACAACCCGAGCGAGGAGAACTGCGGGGTGATCCGCACGGAGTCGTCCGGCGGCTGGCAGAACCGCGACTGCAGCATCGCGCTGCCCTACGTCTGCAAGAAGAAGCCCAACGCCACGGCCGCCGAGCCCCCACCTCCCG ATGTGTGGGCCAACGTGAAGGTGGAGTGTGAGCCCAGCTGGCAGCCCTTCCAGGGCCACTGCTACCGCCTGCAGGCTGAGAAGCGCAGCTGGCAGGAGTCCAAGAAGATGTGTCTGCGGGGTGGGGGCGACTTGCTCAGCATCCACAGCATGGCGGAGCTGGAGTTCATCACCAAGCAGATCAAGCAGG AGGTGGAGGAGCTGTGGATTGGTCTCAACGACCTGAAACTGCAGATGAATTTTGAGTGGTCCGACGGGAGCCTCGTGAGCTTCACCCATTGGCACCCCTTTGAGCCCAACAACTTCCGAGACAGCCTGGAGGACTGTGTCACCATCTGGGGGCCG GAAGGTCGCTGGAACGACAGTCCCTGTAACCAGTCCCTGCCGTCCATTTGCAAGAAGGCAGGCCAGCTGAGCCAGGGGGCTGCCGAGGAGGACCACGGCTGCCGGAAG GGTTGGACGTGGCACAGCCCCTCCTGCTACTGGCTGGGAGAGGACCAGGTGACCTACAGTGAGGCCCGGCGCCTGTGCACCGACCACGGCTCTCAGCTGGTCACCATCACCAACAG GTTCGAGCAGGCCTTTGTCAGCAGCCTCATCTACAACTGGGATGGCGAGTACTTCTGGACGGCCCTGCAGGACCTCAACTTCACCGGTTCTTTCCGCTGGCTCAGCGGGGACGAGGTCATGTACACCCACTGGAACCGGGACCAGCCTG ggtacaGCCGTGGGGGCTGCGTGGCCCTGGCCACAGGCAGTGCCATGGGGCTGTGGGAGGTGAAGAACTGCACATCGTTCCGGGCTCGCTACATCTGCCGCCAGAGCCTGGGCACGCCCGTGACGCCTGAGCTGCCTGGGCCAGACCCCACGCCCAGCCTCACCGGCGCCTGTCCGcagggctggggctcagatcccaaacTCCGGCACTGCTATAAG GTGTTCAGCTCGGAGCGGCTGCAGGATAAGAAGACCTGGGTCCAGGCCCAGGGGgcctgccaggagctgggggcccAGCTGCTGAGCCTGGCCAGCTACGAAGAGGAGCACTTTGTGGCCAACATGCTCAACAAGATCTTCGG TGAATCAGAGCCCGAGATCCACGAGCAGCACTGGTTCTGGATCGGCCTGAACCGTCGAGACCCCGGAGCCGGGCAGAGCTGGCGCTGGAGTGATGGACTTGGG TTCTCTTACCACAATTTCGACCGGAGCCGGCACGACGATGATGACATCCGCAGCTGCACGGTGCTCGACTTGGCCTCCCTGCAGTGGGTGGCTATGCAGTGCGAGACGCAGCTGGACTGGATCTGCAAGATCCCTCGAG GCACGGACGTGCGGGAGCCTGACGTCAGCCCGCAAG GCCGGCGGGAATGGCTGCGTTTCCAGGAGGCTGAGTATAAGTTCTTCGAGCACCACTCCACGTGGGCGCAGGCGCAGCGCATCTGCACGTGGTTCCAGGCTGAACTGGTCTCAGTGCACAGCCAGGCCGAGCTGGACTTCCTGGGGCACAACCTGCAGAAG TTCTCTCGGGGCCAGGAGCAGCACTGGTGGATCGGCCTGCACACCTCAGAGAGCGACGGGCGCTTCAG GTGGACAGATGGTTCCATTATAAACTTCATCTCCTGGGCCCCCGGCAAACCTCGGCCCATCGGCAAGGACAAGAAGTGCGTGTACATGATGGCCAGCCGAG AGGACTGGGGGGACCAGAGGTGCACAACAGCCTTGCCTTACATCTGCAAGCGGCGCAACAGCACCAGAGAGCAGCAGCCCCCAGACCCGCCGCCCACAGGGGGCTGCCCCTCTGGCTGGAGCCAGTTCCTCAACAAG TGTTTCAGAATCCAAGGCCAGGACCCCCAGGACCGGGTGAAGTGGTCAGAGGCACAGTTCTCCTGTGAACAGCAAGAGGCCCAACTGGTCACCATTGCAAACCCCTTAGAGCAAG CGTTCATCACAGCCAGCCTGCCCAATGTGACCTTTGACCTTTGGATTGGCCTCCATGCCTCAAAGAGGGACTTCCAGTGGGTGGAGCAGGAGCCTCTGCAGTACGCCAACTGGGCCCCTGGGGAGCCCTCTGGCCCTAGCCCTGCTCCCAGCGGCAACATACCG ACCAGCTGTGCCGTGGTCCTGCATAGCCCCTCAACCCACTTCACTGGCCGCTGGGATGACCGGAGCTGTGCAGAGGAGACCCATGGCTTCATCTGCCAGAAGGCCACGG ACCCCTCCCTGAGCCCATCCCCAGCAGCGTCGCCCCCTGCCCCGGGCGCTGAGCTCTCCTACCTCAACGGCACCTTCCGGCTGCTGCAGAAGCCGCTGCGCTGGCACGACGCCCTGTTGCTGTGTGAGAGCCGAAATGCCAGCCTGGCGCACGTGCTTGACCCCTACACCCAGGCCTTCCTCACTCAGGCCGCCCGAGGGCTGCGCACGCCACTCTGGATTGGGCTGGCCAGTGAGGAG GGCTCCCGGCGGTACTCTTGGGTCTCGGAGGAGCCGCTGAGCTACGTGAGCTGGCAGGACGGGGAGCCCCAGCACCCCGGGGGCTGCGCCTACGTGGACACGGATGGTGCCTGGCGCACCACCAGCTGTGACACCAAGTTGCAGGGTGCTGTGTGTGGAGTTCACGGCG GGCCCCCTCCTCCGCGACGAATAAGCTACCACGGGAGCTGTCCCCAGGGGCTGGCGGACTCGGCATGGATTCCCTTCCGAGAGCACTGCTACTCCTTCCACATGGAGCTGCTGCTGGGCCACAAGGAGGCGCTGCAGCGCTGCCAgagag CGGGCGGCGCGGTCCTGTCCATCCTGGATGAGATGGAGAACGTGTTTGTCTGGGAGCATCTGCAGAGCTCTGAGGGCCAGAGTCGGGGCGCCTGGCTGGGCATGAACTTCAACCCCAAAG GGGGCACCCTGGTCTGGCAGGACAACACAGCTGTGAACTACTCCAACTGGGGGCCCCCGGGCCTGGGCCCCAGCATGCTGAGCCACAACAGCTGCTACTGGATCCAGAGCAGCAGCGGGCTGTGGCGCCCGGGGGCCTGCACCAACATCAGCATGGGCGTCGTCTGTAAGCTCCCTCGAG CTGAGGCGAGCAGCTTCTCCCCATCAG CAGCCCTCCCGGAGAACCCCGCGGCCCTGGTGGTGGTGCTGATGGCGGTGCTCCTGCTCCTGGCTCTGCTGACGGCTGCCCTGATTCTCTACCGGCGGCGACAGAGCGTCGAGCGTGGGGCCTTCGAGGGTGCCCGCTACAGCCGCAGCTCCTCCGGCCCCAGCGAGGCCACCGAGAAGAACATCCTGGTGTCCGACATGGAAATGAACGAGCAGCAGGAGTAG